A region of the Geomonas subterranea genome:
GAGGCGGCCGCCGTCGGCGCGGAAGAGCTGAAGCACACGGCACATGCCCTGTTCGCCCCGAAGAACCTGGTTGTCGCCGCCGTCGGTCCCTGGAAAGCGCCCGCCAAACGCGCGGTGGAGAAGCTGATTCGCGAATACCGGAAAGCGTGGGCAAGTTTTTAAACAAGAGAGGCTTTAACGCAAAGACGCGAAGGCGCCAAGACGCAAAGGAAAACAGAAGCATACGTTCAACGATTTTCTTTGCGGCTCCGAGGCTTTGCGTTAAGGCAGTTGATTTTTGAATGGAGCAGACATGAAGACGGCATTACTTTTGATGGCTCACGGCAGCAGGATCGCCGAGGCAAATAACGCGGTGCACGAGATCGCCAAACGGGTGCAGAAGATGACGCAGTTCGAGATCGTCGAGGTCTCTTTCCGCGAACAGCACCTTCCCAATATCCAGCAGGGGGTGGATGCCTGCGTGGCGCAGGGGGCGGAGCGCATACTCCTGGTCCCCTACTTCCTCTACATGGGCGCCCACGTCCTGGAGGACCTCCCCGAGGAGCTGGAGGAGGCCAGGAAACGCCACCCGGGCGTGGAGATGGTCCTTGGCAAGCACCTGGGCGTGCACGACAAGCTGGCCGAGGTCGTGGTCGAGCGTGTCGCCGAGAGCCTTACCGAGCAGAGGTGGCACTGATGTCGGTGCACCTGCGCCCCGAGGAGATCGAGGCGGAGTCGTTCCGCATCATCGAGGATGAGCTGGGACCGCATAATTGGAACGCGCAGATGTGGCCGCTGGTCCGCCGGGCCATCCACACCAGCGCCGATTTCGATTACGCCCGAAGCATGGTGATCACGGAGCAGGCGGTCGCCTCGGGCATCGAGGCGCTCCGGGCGGGACTCGGCGTCGTGACCGACACCACCATGATCATCTCGGGGATGAACAAGGAGCGGCTCAACCGTTTCGGCGCGCAGCTCTCCTGTTTCGTCGCGGACCCGCAGGTGGCCCGGGAGGCCAAGGAGCAGGGGGTGACCCGCTCCATCCTCGCCATGCGTAAGGCGGCGAGCGACGCCGGCAACGGCATATTCGTCATCGGCAACGCTCCCACTGCCCTTTTCGAGTTGATCAGGCTCATCCGCGAGGAAGGGGTGCGACCCAGGCTGATCGTGGCCTTGCCGGTCGGCTTTGTCGGCGCCGCGGAGAGCAAGGAAGCCTTGCGGGAGCTGGCCCGGGAATACCCGGAGCTGCAGTTCGTCACCAACATCGGACGCAAGGGTGGCTCCAATGTCGCGGCGGCGGTCATGAACGCCATTTTGATCCAGGCCGTCGAAGCCTAGCCTGCGAACCAGTTTTACTATGCCGGGACCCATTACCGGCCTGTATTTTCATGCCTTACTTTCAATGTTCGGTCTTTACATGGGATGAAGTATGAGCGGGAAAGAACTCAGATACGGCTTCACCACAGGTGCCTGTGCCGCTGCCGCTGTTAAAGGCGCCGCCCAGATGCTGCGTGACCAGGCCCTGGTCGACGAGGTGCAACTGACGCTGCCTTGCGGCAAGGGGGCGCGGTTCCGCATCGAGGGGGGCGTGCTGCGCGACAACACCGCTTCCTGCTATGTAGTCAAGGACGCCGGGGATGACCCCGATGTGACCAACGGCGCCGAGATCCACGTCACGGCGCGGGTCGACATGTTCACGAAGAACCGCATCATCATCGAGGGGGGCGTCGGGATAGGCAAGGTCACCAAGCCGGGGCTGGCGGTCCCGGTGGGCGAATGGGCCATCAACCCTGTCCCGCGCAGCATGATCCTCGAGGTGGTGAAGGAAGTCTTCGCCGTCCGCTGCGTACCGGCCACCCTCACCTTCACCATCAGCATCCCCAACGGCGAGGAACTGGCCAAGAAGACGCTGAACGAGCGGCTGGGGATCATCGGCGGGCTCTCCATCCTGGGAACGACGGGCGTCGTGAAGCCGATATCCACCAAGGCGTGGACCGACACCGTGGACACCGCCGTCGATGTTGCGCTCGCCTGCGGCTCCCGGACCGTGGTCCTCTCCACGGGACGCAGCTCGGAGCTGGCTCTGCAGCGGGTCCTCAAGCTGACCGACGAATCGTACGTGATGATGGGGGACCATTTCGGCTACTCGCTGCAAAGCTGCGCCAGGAAAGGGGTCCCCGAGGTGGTCGTGGCAGGGCAGTTCGCCAAGCTGGTGAAGATCGCCTGCGGCCACCAGCAGACCCACGTCACCTCCTCGGATCTGGACCTGATGGCGGTAACGGCCTGGCTGAAGGAGAACCCGCGCACCGCGCACCTGGAAAAGCTCGCGCGGGAGGCGAACACGGCGCGGCACCTGCTGGAGGCATCGGGTTACGACAAGGCGCTCATAAAGCTCGTCTGCGGCAAGGTCGCCGAGGCCTGCGCCGAACTGGCGCCCTGGCAGAAGGTGCGGGTGTTCCTGGCCGGGTACCAGGGCGAGACGCTGTACTTCGACAGGTAGCATTACGTCCCCGCCCCCGGAGGGGGAGGGACAGGGAGGGGGCTGCGGCTTTGGCGGAAAATGCCTGCGCTTTCCCCCCTCCGGACCTTCCCTCGGGGAGGGAGATTATCTGATTATGTTCTGATGGAAAGGAGGGGGTATGGCGGAACAAAAGATTTTCCTCGTCGGCGCCGGCATCGAGGGGTGGGAGGGGTTCGGCAAACAGGCACTCGAGGTGATCTACAGCGCCGACGTCCTGATCGGACACAAGCGTCTGCTGGACATCTTTCCCGACTTCAAGGGGGAGAAGCGTCCCCTGGAAGACCTCTCCATCATGCTGGAATACCTGAAGAACACGGAGCGCAAAACCGTGGTTCTCGGCTCCGGCGATCCCAACTTCTTCGGCGTCGCCCGTTTCCTGCTCAGAAACCTCCCCAAGGAGCGGGTTGAGATCTATCCCAACGTGACCAGCGTCCAGTACGCCTTCGCCCGCATCAAGGAGCCGTGGGACGACGCCACCTTTGTCTCCGTCCACGGCAGGGGGATCAAGCCGGCCCTCGACCGCATCATCGCCTCCGAAAAGATCGCCATCCTCACCGACAGCGTCAACACCCCCGCCGTTCTGGCCAGGGAGTTGATCGGGCGCGGCGCCGAGGGGTACGAGGCCTGGGTCTGCGAGGATCTCGGGCTTGCCACGGAGAAATTCACCAAGACCGATATCCGCGGCCTGGTCGACTTCAAGTGCTCACCGCTCAACATCCTGATCCTCATCAAGACCTGGGAGCCCAACCTCGAGAACTACCCGGTCATCGGCATCCGCGACGAGGAGTTCGCCACGGTCAAGAAGCTGATCACCAAGGAGGAGGTGCGCGCCATCACCCTGGGCAAGCTGCAACTGCAGGATGACCTGGTGATGTGGGACATCGGCGCCGGCAGCGGTTCCGTCTCCATCGAGGCGGGGAACCTGATGCCCAACGGCCGCATCTTCGCCCTGGAGAAGAATCCCCAGTACCTCACCTACCTCAAGGAGAACCTGAAGAAGTTCGTGGCCCGCAACGTCACCGTGGCCGAGACCTTCGCTCCCGAAGGGCTGGAGGATCTGCCCGATCCGGACCGCGTCTTCATCGGCGGCTCCGGCGGGATGCTGGAGGAGATCATCGAGGCGGTGGACAAGCGCCTCAAGCCGGACGGCTTCATCGTCCTCAACGCCGTGACCCTCGACACCCTGACCAAGTCCGTGGAGTTCCTGGAAGATCACGGGTACACCGTCGAGGTCACCTGCGTCAACATCTCCAAGACCCGCAGCCTCACCGACTACAAGATGTTCGCTGCCCACAACCCGGTGTACGTGATCGCCGCCTGGAAAGGGGAGGAGTAGTGGCGGTTGTCTACGCGGTAGGTGTGGGGCCGGGCGATCCGGAACTGTTGACCAGGAAGGCGGAGCGTATCTTGCGGAGCGTGGATGTCATCTGTGCCCCGACCGGTGCGGCCGAGGGGGGAAGCTACGCCCTTTCCATCGTAGAGGAGTTCATCGACCGCAGCCGCCAGGAGGTGCTGGTCCAACTGTTCCCCATGGTGAAAGACCAGCAGGGGCTGGACCCGTTCTGGGAGGAGGCCGCGGACCAGGTCGCGCAGCGGATAGCCGCCGGCAAGGATGTCGCCTTCGTAACCATCGGCGACCCGTTTCTGTATTCCACCTACCTGTACATCCACAGGATCTTCCTCGCCAAGTACCCGGAGATAAAGATAGAAGTGGTGCCGGGCATCTCCAGTATCCTCGCCTCCTCCGCCGTCTCCGGTCTGCCGCTCGGGCTTGGGGCCGAGCGCATCGCCATTCTCCCCGCCACCTACGAAAAGGACGAGCTGAAGCGCACCCTGGAGGAGTTCGATACCGTGGTGCTCATGAAGGTGAACCGCGTGTTTGACTCGGTCTACGCGGCGCTCAAGGAGTTGGGGCGCGACAAAGGGGGCGTCTTCGTGCGCCGGGTCGGTTCCGCCGAGGAAGAGGTGCATCACGACCTGGAGGCGCTGGTGGGCCAGAAGCTCGATTACCTCTCCATGCTGATCGTGAGGAAGAACCCGCTGTAACCCAAATTGCTTTCGGCTGTTGTAGGGGCAAATAATTATTTGCCCAGCTGGCGGCGCCTCAGTCAGCGCCGACGGCGAGAGAGACCGGGGTGGCAGATGCGGCGACGGGCGAATGATTATTCGCCCCTACAGTTGCTTCCCTTTGTGCCTGTGCGGCCTTTCCCCGTTTCAGTTTTTTCTTTGCGTTTCCGCGGCTTGGCCTCTTTGCGTTAATGCTTTTTTGAAAGGTGTTTCCATGTCCCATGAGAACATAGTCCATTTTGTCGGCGCCGGTCCCGGCGACGTCGAGCTCATCACGGTAAAGGGGGCGCGCCTTTTGGGCGAGGCGGATGTCGTCGTCTATGCCGGCAGCCTCGTCGATCGCGAACTGGTGCTCACCTATGCGCCGGATGCCCGCGTCTACGATTCCGCGGGGATGGACCTGGAGCAGACCACCAAGGTCCTGGCCGAGGGCGTACTGGCTGGGGAGCGGGTGGTGCGCCTGCACACCGGTGATCCCTCCATCTATGGCGCCATCCAGGAGCAGATGGAGGAACTGGACCGGCTCGGTATCGGCTACGAGGTCGTACCCGGTGTCACCAGCGCCTTCGCCGCCGCAGCCACCCTCAGGCAGGAGCTGACCCTTCCCGAGGTGTCGCAGACGGTGGTGATCACGCGACTGGCCGGGAGGACGCCCGTGCCCGAGCGGGAGCAGTTGCGGAACATCGCGCAGGTCGGCGCCACATTAGTGATCTACCTTTCCATCTCCATGATCGAAAAGGTGGTGCAGGAGCTTCTTTCCGGCGCCTATCAGGAGGACACCCCTGTCGCCGTGGTGGCCAAGGCTTCCTGGGCTGACGAGCAGGTACTGACCGGGACGCTGGCGGATATTGCGGCCAAGGTGAGGGATGCCGGCATCGGCAAGCAGGCGCTCATCGTGGTGGGGGACGTGCTGCGGGCCCGCAGCGAAGGGATGAAGGCGAAGTCCCTCCTCTACGACAAGGGGTTCAGCCATGGGTGCAGGGAAGGGATTGTGGTTTAGAACCGGTTCTAGGTTCTAAGTTCTAGGTTCTACAAACCATGAAGTGCATCTGTAGGGGCGAATAATCATTCGCCCTGCACAGGTGCCCTCAGGTTAAATGAGGCTTCGCGCAGCGGCGTCGCTGACGTCGACCGCGGCTGGGCGAATAATTATTCGCCCCTACAGGAAACAATCTCCCCTCCATGGGGACGACAATATCTTTATGCGTGTTGCCATTATCGCCATAACCGCCAACGGCGCCAAGTTGGGGGCGGCGCTCAAGCGCGGACTGCCGCAGGGCACACTCTTTGTCCTGGAGAAGCACGCGACGACCGACGCGGTGCCGTTCTCGGAACGGGTGCCGGCACTCATGGCACGACTATGGCCTGACTACGACGGCTTGGTCTGCATCATGGCCACCGGCATCGTGGTCCGCTCCATCGCCTCGTTGCTGAAGGGGAAAGACCGGGACCCGGCCGTCGTGGTGATGGACGATGCCGGACGCTTCGCCATCTCTCTCCTCTCCGGCCACCTCGGGGGCGCCAACGCGCTTGCCGCCCAATGCGCTGACGTTACCGGCGCCACGGCCGTGATAACCACGGCGACCGACGTGAACGACCTCCCTTCCTTCGACATGCTCGCCCACGAGAACGGCTGGCGCATCGAGGACCTCTCCCGGGTCAAGGTGCTGAACGCGCGGCTTCTGGAGGGCCGGGAGATCGCGGTCGTGGACCCGACCGGCAAGGTGGCGGATTACTGCGGGGGGAGGGGCAAGCTTCTGTTCCTTAGCGATCTGGACCAGGCCGCCCCAAGCGGTGCCAGCGGCAGGGTCGTGGTGACCAACAGGGTGCTTCCGTCAGGGCTCGACTTGGAACGGACTCTGGTGTTGCGCCCCGTCGACCTCTGCCTCGGCATCGGCTGCAACCGCGGGACGACGGCCGAGGAGATCGAAGCGGTCGTTTCCCGGCACCTGGGGCAGATCTCCCTCTCCGAGCGGAGCATCAACTGCCTGGCGAGCGCCCAGGCCAAGGGTGATGAGGTCGGGCTGCTCGCCTACGCGGAGAAGAAGGGGATCCCGCTGGTGCTATTCAGCAGCGATGAGCTGAACGGGGTCGAGGTTCCGTCGCCTCCCTCAGAGCATGCCTTCAACGCGATCGGCGCGCGGGGCGTTGCCGAACCGGCGGCGCTGCTGGCATCGAGCGGCGGTCGGCTCCTCCTCAACAAGGTCAGGGACGGCAACGTCACCCTCGCTGTCGCGCAGCTTGCTGTCGTATAAAATGCTCCATCGCACTCCTCTCCCGGAAGGGGGGAGGGTGACTTGACCGGTTGCCACGCTCCCCCTCCCCGCCCCTCCCCCTCCGGGGGAGGGAGAAGAGGCCGCGGCAGTCGATGTACAAAACGGTAATCAACAGATAGAGGTTCCAGTTTAATGTCCAAGCTTTATGTAGTAGGGATCGGCCCCGGCGGGCTGAACCATATGACCTTTGAGGCGCGCCAGGCGATCGAGGATGCCGATGTCATCGTCGGATACCAGGCCTACCTGGACTTCATCGAGCCGCTCCTGGCCGGGAAGGTCCTCTACTCCTCCGGTATGATGCGCGAGGTGGAGCGCTGCTCGCAGGCCCTCACCATCGCCGCCTCGGGCAAGACGGTGGCACTGGTCTCCAGCGGCGACGCGGGCATATACGGCATGGCGGGCCTCGCACTTGAACTGGCGGACGAGCCTGACGCGCCCTACGGGGACGTTGAGGTCGTGGTCGTTCCCGGGGTCTCGGCGGTGCAGGCCGCAGCCTCCGTCCTTGGTGCGCCGCTCATGCACGACTTCGCCGTCATCTCCCTCTCCGACCTGCTGACCCCGCTGGAGAAGATCCGCAAGCGGCTTAAAGCTGCCGCGGAGGCGGATTTCGTGGTGGCACTGTACAACCCGCGCAGCAAGGGACGCACCACGCAGATCGAGGAGGCCGCTGCCATTCTGACCGCGGCGCGCGGCCCGCAGGTCCCGGTGGGCATCGTCCGTAACGCCTGCCGGGATGGGGAGGAGCGCATCATCACCACGCTGGGCGAGATGCTGAACCACCCCATCGACATGTTTTCCCTGGTCATCGTCGGCAACGCCTCGACCCGCCTCTGCAAGGACGGCAGGATCGTGACCCCGCGCGGCTACGCCACACGCGGAGACAGCCAGAACCCCAACCGCAGGAAGCGCGGCGCCGTTGCGGCTAGCGACGCTCCCGTCCCCGACCCGCATGCGCTCATGTTCTGCGGCACCGGGTCGGACGTGGGTAAATCGGTGCTGGCGGCCGGCTTCTGCCGTATCCTGAAGCGCCACGGCCTCTCGGTCGCTCCTTTCAAGTCCCAGAACATGGCGCTCAACTCCGTGGTCACCCCCGAGGGGGGCGAGATCGGGCGCGCACAGGGAGTGCAGGCGGAGGCATGCGGCATAGCGCCCCATACCGACATGAACCCGATCCTTTTGAAACCCAACTCGGATACCGGCAGCCAGGTGATCGTGCAGGGCAAGGTGGTGCGGAACATGGGGGTGAAGGAGTACAACGCCTTCAAGCCCGAAGCCTTCATGAAGGTGGAGGAGAGCTTCCAGCGGCTGCGCGAACGCTATTCCTTCATCGTCATGGAAGGGGCGGGGAGCATCGCGGAGATCAACCTGCGCGAACACGACATCGCCAACCTGAAGGTGGCGGCCATGGCGGGTGCTCCCGTCATCCTGATAGCGGACATCGACCGCGGCGGCGTCTTCGCCCAGATCGTGGGAACCATCGAACTGCTCACGCCGGAAGAGAAGGCGCTGGTGAAGGGGGTCATCATCAACAAGTTCCGCGGCGATGCCTCCCTGCTTGCCTCGGGGATCGAGTACGTGGAGCAGCGGACCGGCGTCCCGGTCCTGGGGGTGCTCCCCTGGTTCAAGGGGCTCGCCCTCCCCGAAGAGGACAGCGTCGCCCTGCAGAGGAAGCCGGCCGCGCCCAAAGAGGTGCAATCCGGAGAGAAGCTGCGCGTGGGCGTGGTGCGTCTGCCGCGCATCTCCAACTACACCGATTTCTCCGCGCTGGAGGCGGAGCCGGATGTCGAGTTGTACTACATCCATTCCCCGTGGCTGGTGGAGACCATGGACCTCGTGATCGTTCCCGGGACCAAGTCCACTATCGCCGATCTGGTCGCCATCAGGGAACAGGGTATCGCCGATGCCATTAGCAGCTACCGGGGACCGGTGGTCGGCATCTGCGGCGGCTACCAGATGCTGGGCGTCACCGTGAACGATCCGGACCGGGTGGAGTCCAGCCTGGAAAGCACGGACGGGCTGGGACTTCTGGACGTGGTGACCACCATGCTGAAGGAGAAGCAGACCCACCAGGTCGAGGGGAAATTGCTGCCGGCGGGGCAGGAAGTGGCGCCTGGATGTGGCCCGTCCGTCGCTGGGTATGAGATCCACATGGGCGAAAGTGTGCTCGGCCGCGACGCGAGCCCCTTCGCGCGCATCAGCAGCCGCTCCGGGACGGTCACGGAACTGGAGGAGGGGGCGGTTTCCGCCGACGGCAGGGTTTTCGGTACCTACCTGCACGGGATCTTCGACAACCACGGCTTCCGCACCGCGTTCCTGAACCGCATCAGGCGGCAGAAGGGGATGCCGGAGCAGGCCGAAGCGGCGCTTGCCCCCGATCCGTTCGACCAACTTGCGGCGCACATGGAAAAGCACCTCGACCTGGAGCGGATCTTCCAGATATGCGGCATCTCGCCCCTGCGGGTTCCCCCCTCCAACCCTCCCCCTCCCGGGGAGTCCATGCAGCGTTGCCCGCTCAAGAGAATGGCCAGAAGCCTATCCTCCTCCCCCCGGAGGGGGAGGCCGGGAGGGGGGCTCTGAAAGCACCGTCGCCTGATGATGGCCGTGAACGCCCATATCGCCATCGTGATCTGCGCGGTACTGCTGGACCTGGTCCTGGGCGACCCGCGCGCTTTACCCCATCCGGTGGTCGGTATCGGTGAGCTCATTTCCGCGCTGGAAGGACCGCTGCGCCGTAGGATCCCGAACCTGCGGGTCGCAGGTGTCGTGCTACTGATCGTCACCGTCGGGGTCTGCTACGCGCTGGCCGCGTCGCTCATCTATGCGGCGTATCTTCTCGCCCCGGCTGCGGGCTTTATCGCGTCCCTCTACCTCGCCTGGGTCTCGCTGGCAGCACGCTCGCTGCACGAGGAGTCCGCCAAGGTTGCGCGGGCGCTGCGAAACGGCGATCTCCCCGCCGCCCGGCTGGCGCTGTCGTACATCGTGGGGCGCGAGACTGCGGAACTGGACGAGCCGGAGATCATCCGGGGAGCGGTGGAGACGGTGGCTGAGAATACCGGCGACGGTGTCATCGCTCCGCTTTTCTACCTGGTGCTGGGCGGCCCCGCGCTGGCAATCGCCTACAAGGCGGTCAACACGCTGGATTCGATGGTCGGGTACAAGAACGAGCGTTACCTGGAGTTCGGCTGGGCCTCGGCCCGCTTCGACGATCTCGCCAACTACCTTCCGGCCCGGTTGACCGGGCTCCTCATGGTGCTGGCGGCCCCGATGTGCGGGTTGAACGGCGGCGGGGCCTGGCGGATCTTGCGCAGGGACGGCAGGAACCATTCCTCGCCCAACAGCGGCTTCCCCGAAGCGGCGGCCGCGGGAGCGCTCGGCGTCAGGCTCGGCGGGGCGAACCGCTACTTCGGCAAGGTCGTTGAGAAGCCCACCATCGGCGATCCGCTGCTTCCGCTCTCCCAGGCGAGTTATGAAGGAGTGGTGCGGCTCATGTACGGCAGCGAGGCGCTGCTGGTGGCGGCATGGGTGGTGCTGCTCGCGCTGTTGTAGGCATTAATCATCTGTTGGGGCGAATAATGATTCGCCCGGTTTTCGCACGGCAGCGCAGTCGGCCGCAGCATCGCTTGGGGCACGCGCGGCTGGGCGAATGATTATTCGCCCCTACAGTTGTGACGCCGCTCCTCCCGGACTCTATGCCTTCCCCCCGGAGGGGTGGTTGGAGGGGGGGATTCAACCTGCGAACATGAAAATCCCTCTCCCTGACCCTCCCCCTCCGGGGGAGGGGAACGACTATCGGGGGCAACAAGACCGTGGACGGTCGAAGAAGGCAACCCTATGGCAATCGCACATGAACATGGCGGCAACGTCTTCGCCGTGGCCAGAAACCTCGGCCTGGCGCCGGAGCGGATCATCGACTTCTCCGCCAGCATCAACCCGCTGGGGATGGCGCCCGGGGTGCGCGAGGCGCTGACGGCAAGCCTGGACCGCCTGCTCCATTACCCGGACAAGGGGGCCGCCGAGCTCAAGCAGGCGCTGGCGGCCTACCACGGCGTCGACTCCTCCTCAATAGCCGTGGCCAACGGTTCCACCGAACTGATACACCTGCTGCCGCGCACCTTTCCGGGGCGGAAGGCCCTCGTCGTGGCGCCCGCTTTCGCCGAGTACGCCCTGGCCCTGGAGCGGGCGGGGTGGCAGGTCGATTACTTCCTCCTCGCTCCGGACGACGATTTCGTGCTTCGGTTGCCGGAACTCGCGCAAGCGCTCGGTGCCGGGTATGACATGCTCTTTCTTTGCAACCCCGGCAATCCGGCGGGGAACCTGCTGCCGCAGCGGGAGGTGGCCGGTGTCATCGACCTTTGCCGGGAGAGCGGCACCTTTCTCGTGCTGGACGAGGCGTTCATCGATTTCTGCGAGGAGGAGTCGGCGAAACACCTGGTTTTGGGTAACCCCCGGGCCGTCCTGCTCCGCTCCATGACCAAGTTTTTCGGGATTCCCGGGTTGCGCCTGGGGTACGCCATCGCCGCGGCGGAGACGGTCGCGCAAATCGTCGCGCAGCAGGATCCCTGGAGCGTGAATACGGCGGCCCAGGTGGCGGGCATCGCCTCGCTGGCTGACGCGGAGTACTGCCGCCGCACCAGGAGTTACGTCGACGGTGAGCGGGTGCGGCTTGCCGCCGCCCTCGCGGATATCCCCGGCCTCCGGGTCTTCCCGGGGCGGGCCAATTACCTGCTGGTCCGGATACTGCGTGAGGGGGTGACTGCGGGAGTGCTGCGCAAGGCGCTGCTTGCGAAGGGGATGCTGATCAGGGACTGCAGCAACTTTCAGGGGCTGGACCAGAGCTTTTTCAGGGTCGCGGTACGGCTCAAGGAGGAAAACGACCTGCTGCTGCGAGCCCTGGCGGCGGAGTTGGCATAAGTCGGGGTGGGCGGGAGGACGTGCGGGCGCGCAGCGCTCCGTGGAGAAACTCAGCGTCAGCGGCAAATTCGGGGAACCAGGGCTCAACTTCAACCGGGCATGG
Encoded here:
- the cbiB gene encoding adenosylcobinamide-phosphate synthase CbiB codes for the protein MMAVNAHIAIVICAVLLDLVLGDPRALPHPVVGIGELISALEGPLRRRIPNLRVAGVVLLIVTVGVCYALAASLIYAAYLLAPAAGFIASLYLAWVSLAARSLHEESAKVARALRNGDLPAARLALSYIVGRETAELDEPEIIRGAVETVAENTGDGVIAPLFYLVLGGPALAIAYKAVNTLDSMVGYKNERYLEFGWASARFDDLANYLPARLTGLLMVLAAPMCGLNGGGAWRILRRDGRNHSSPNSGFPEAAAAGALGVRLGGANRYFGKVVEKPTIGDPLLPLSQASYEGVVRLMYGSEALLVAAWVVLLALL
- the cobM gene encoding precorrin-4 C(11)-methyltransferase → MSHENIVHFVGAGPGDVELITVKGARLLGEADVVVYAGSLVDRELVLTYAPDARVYDSAGMDLEQTTKVLAEGVLAGERVVRLHTGDPSIYGAIQEQMEELDRLGIGYEVVPGVTSAFAAAATLRQELTLPEVSQTVVITRLAGRTPVPEREQLRNIAQVGATLVIYLSISMIEKVVQELLSGAYQEDTPVAVVAKASWADEQVLTGTLADIAAKVRDAGIGKQALIVVGDVLRARSEGMKAKSLLYDKGFSHGCREGIVV
- the cbiE gene encoding precorrin-6y C5,15-methyltransferase (decarboxylating) subunit CbiE, which translates into the protein MAEQKIFLVGAGIEGWEGFGKQALEVIYSADVLIGHKRLLDIFPDFKGEKRPLEDLSIMLEYLKNTERKTVVLGSGDPNFFGVARFLLRNLPKERVEIYPNVTSVQYAFARIKEPWDDATFVSVHGRGIKPALDRIIASEKIAILTDSVNTPAVLARELIGRGAEGYEAWVCEDLGLATEKFTKTDIRGLVDFKCSPLNILILIKTWEPNLENYPVIGIRDEEFATVKKLITKEEVRAITLGKLQLQDDLVMWDIGAGSGSVSIEAGNLMPNGRIFALEKNPQYLTYLKENLKKFVARNVTVAETFAPEGLEDLPDPDRVFIGGSGGMLEEIIEAVDKRLKPDGFIVLNAVTLDTLTKSVEFLEDHGYTVEVTCVNISKTRSLTDYKMFAAHNPVYVIAAWKGEE
- a CDS encoding cobalt-precorrin 5A hydrolase, with protein sequence MRVAIIAITANGAKLGAALKRGLPQGTLFVLEKHATTDAVPFSERVPALMARLWPDYDGLVCIMATGIVVRSIASLLKGKDRDPAVVVMDDAGRFAISLLSGHLGGANALAAQCADVTGATAVITTATDVNDLPSFDMLAHENGWRIEDLSRVKVLNARLLEGREIAVVDPTGKVADYCGGRGKLLFLSDLDQAAPSGASGRVVVTNRVLPSGLDLERTLVLRPVDLCLGIGCNRGTTAEEIEAVVSRHLGQISLSERSINCLASAQAKGDEVGLLAYAEKKGIPLVLFSSDELNGVEVPSPPSEHAFNAIGARGVAEPAALLASSGGRLLLNKVRDGNVTLAVAQLAVV
- a CDS encoding cobalt-precorrin-5B (C(1))-methyltransferase, which produces MSGKELRYGFTTGACAAAAVKGAAQMLRDQALVDEVQLTLPCGKGARFRIEGGVLRDNTASCYVVKDAGDDPDVTNGAEIHVTARVDMFTKNRIIIEGGVGIGKVTKPGLAVPVGEWAINPVPRSMILEVVKEVFAVRCVPATLTFTISIPNGEELAKKTLNERLGIIGGLSILGTTGVVKPISTKAWTDTVDTAVDVALACGSRTVVLSTGRSSELALQRVLKLTDESYVMMGDHFGYSLQSCARKGVPEVVVAGQFAKLVKIACGHQQTHVTSSDLDLMAVTAWLKENPRTAHLEKLAREANTARHLLEASGYDKALIKLVCGKVAEACAELAPWQKVRVFLAGYQGETLYFDR
- the cobD gene encoding threonine-phosphate decarboxylase CobD — translated: MAIAHEHGGNVFAVARNLGLAPERIIDFSASINPLGMAPGVREALTASLDRLLHYPDKGAAELKQALAAYHGVDSSSIAVANGSTELIHLLPRTFPGRKALVVAPAFAEYALALERAGWQVDYFLLAPDDDFVLRLPELAQALGAGYDMLFLCNPGNPAGNLLPQREVAGVIDLCRESGTFLVLDEAFIDFCEEESAKHLVLGNPRAVLLRSMTKFFGIPGLRLGYAIAAAETVAQIVAQQDPWSVNTAAQVAGIASLADAEYCRRTRSYVDGERVRLAAALADIPGLRVFPGRANYLLVRILREGVTAGVLRKALLAKGMLIRDCSNFQGLDQSFFRVAVRLKEENDLLLRALAAELA
- a CDS encoding cobyric acid synthase; this encodes MSKLYVVGIGPGGLNHMTFEARQAIEDADVIVGYQAYLDFIEPLLAGKVLYSSGMMREVERCSQALTIAASGKTVALVSSGDAGIYGMAGLALELADEPDAPYGDVEVVVVPGVSAVQAAASVLGAPLMHDFAVISLSDLLTPLEKIRKRLKAAAEADFVVALYNPRSKGRTTQIEEAAAILTAARGPQVPVGIVRNACRDGEERIITTLGEMLNHPIDMFSLVIVGNASTRLCKDGRIVTPRGYATRGDSQNPNRRKRGAVAASDAPVPDPHALMFCGTGSDVGKSVLAAGFCRILKRHGLSVAPFKSQNMALNSVVTPEGGEIGRAQGVQAEACGIAPHTDMNPILLKPNSDTGSQVIVQGKVVRNMGVKEYNAFKPEAFMKVEESFQRLRERYSFIVMEGAGSIAEINLREHDIANLKVAAMAGAPVILIADIDRGGVFAQIVGTIELLTPEEKALVKGVIINKFRGDASLLASGIEYVEQRTGVPVLGVLPWFKGLALPEEDSVALQRKPAAPKEVQSGEKLRVGVVRLPRISNYTDFSALEAEPDVELYYIHSPWLVETMDLVIVPGTKSTIADLVAIREQGIADAISSYRGPVVGICGGYQMLGVTVNDPDRVESSLESTDGLGLLDVVTTMLKEKQTHQVEGKLLPAGQEVAPGCGPSVAGYEIHMGESVLGRDASPFARISSRSGTVTELEEGAVSADGRVFGTYLHGIFDNHGFRTAFLNRIRRQKGMPEQAEAALAPDPFDQLAAHMEKHLDLERIFQICGISPLRVPPSNPPPPGESMQRCPLKRMARSLSSSPRRGRPGGGL
- a CDS encoding precorrin-8X methylmutase; translated protein: MSVHLRPEEIEAESFRIIEDELGPHNWNAQMWPLVRRAIHTSADFDYARSMVITEQAVASGIEALRAGLGVVTDTTMIISGMNKERLNRFGAQLSCFVADPQVAREAKEQGVTRSILAMRKAASDAGNGIFVIGNAPTALFELIRLIREEGVRPRLIVALPVGFVGAAESKEALRELAREYPELQFVTNIGRKGGSNVAAAVMNAILIQAVEA
- the cobI gene encoding precorrin-2 C(20)-methyltransferase → MAVVYAVGVGPGDPELLTRKAERILRSVDVICAPTGAAEGGSYALSIVEEFIDRSRQEVLVQLFPMVKDQQGLDPFWEEAADQVAQRIAAGKDVAFVTIGDPFLYSTYLYIHRIFLAKYPEIKIEVVPGISSILASSAVSGLPLGLGAERIAILPATYEKDELKRTLEEFDTVVLMKVNRVFDSVYAALKELGRDKGGVFVRRVGSAEEEVHHDLEALVGQKLDYLSMLIVRKNPL
- a CDS encoding sirohydrochlorin chelatase, translating into MKTALLLMAHGSRIAEANNAVHEIAKRVQKMTQFEIVEVSFREQHLPNIQQGVDACVAQGAERILLVPYFLYMGAHVLEDLPEELEEARKRHPGVEMVLGKHLGVHDKLAEVVVERVAESLTEQRWH